A genomic window from Chanos chanos chromosome 14, fChaCha1.1, whole genome shotgun sequence includes:
- the cldn34a gene encoding claudin-34 — protein MPHFVPLAHWQLVGWVFGILGLVFTFVTPGVNQWRVWHVEDRSVITSGLAWVGIWRACFYSHVTSSAESCRAFSIADSFVPVEIAVAQVLTMIAIFIGIAANITAGYALRFIYFGVDKGRIGHIKLAFSLAGFLYLLTATFSIVPLFWNMSSVLTNSSIAFPPEYYLPHAPAKQEVGAGIGIGIGASILLIISGLLFLSDRYPINTKNARTDTVGKEQGYLDDPGTGTALDIIAEAGEDEKYGGIDNPAFQASENLETENPDVL, from the coding sequence ATGCCTCACTTTGTGCCTTTGGCCCACTGGCAGTTGGTGGGATGGGTGTTTGGAATACTTGGATTGGTCTTCACATTTGTGACCCCGGGAGTAAACCAATGGAGGGTGTGGCACGTGGAAGACCGGTCTGTTATCACCTCAGGACTGGCCTGGGTTGGAATTTGGAGAGCCTGTTTCTACAGTCACGTCACGAGCTCGGCAGAGTCCTGCAGAGCCTTCAGTATCGCCGACTCTTTTGTTCCTGTGGAGATAGCTGTAGCCCAGGTACTCACCATGATAGCAATTTTCATTGGAATAGCTGCGAATATTACTGCTGGATATGCCCTCAGGTTTATTTACTTTGGGGTTGACAAGGGACGCATTGGACACATTAAACTGGCCTTCTCATTGGCTGGCTTCTTATACTTACTCACAGCAACGTTTTCTATAGTGCCTCTCTTCTGGAACATGAGTTCTGTGCTGACTAATAGTAGCATTGCATTCCCACCAGAGTACTACCTCCCCCATGCCCCAGCAAAACAGGAAGTGGGAGCAGGCATTGGTATAGGGATTGGTGCCTCCATCCTACTAATTATAAGTGGGTTGCTCTTCCTGTCTGACAGATATCCAATCAACACCAAGAATGCTAGAACTGATACTGTTGGTAAGGAACAAGGGTATTTAGATGACCCAGGGACTGGTACCGCTCTGGACATTATTGCAGAGGCTGGAGAGGACGAGAAGTATGGGGGTATTGATAACCCAGCCTTCCAAGCTTCTGAAAACCTTGAGACAGAAAATCCTGATGTTCTGTAA